The following coding sequences are from one Novosphingobium sp. Gsoil 351 window:
- a CDS encoding S-(hydroxymethyl)glutathione dehydrogenase/class III alcohol dehydrogenase gives MKTRAAVAFAAKQPLEIVELDLDGPKAGEVLVEIMATGICHTDAYTLDGLDSEGLFPSVLGHEGAGIVREVGAGVTSVKPGDHVIPLYTPECRQCKSCLSGKTNLCTAIRATQGKGLMPDGTSRFSYKGETIFHYMGCSTFSNFTVLPEIAVAKIRQDAPFKTSCYIGCGVTTGVGAVVNTAKVQVGDNVVVFGLGGIGLNVIQGARLAGAGRIVGVDINPEREAWGRQFGMTDFLNSKGMSRDETVAAIVALTDGGADYTFDATGNTEVMRTALEACHRGWGTSIIIGVAEAGKEIATRPFQLVTGRNWRGTAFGGAKGRTDVPKIVDWYMEGKIAIDPMITHVLTLEEINKGFDLMHSGESIRSVVVY, from the coding sequence ATGAAGACCCGCGCCGCCGTCGCATTCGCCGCCAAGCAGCCGCTGGAGATCGTCGAACTAGACCTCGACGGCCCGAAGGCGGGCGAAGTGCTGGTCGAGATCATGGCGACGGGGATTTGCCACACCGACGCCTACACCTTGGATGGGCTGGACAGTGAAGGCCTGTTCCCCAGCGTGCTCGGCCACGAGGGGGCGGGGATCGTCCGCGAGGTCGGGGCAGGGGTGACCAGCGTCAAGCCGGGCGACCACGTGATCCCGCTTTACACCCCCGAATGCCGCCAGTGTAAGTCGTGCCTTTCGGGCAAGACCAACCTGTGCACCGCGATCCGCGCGACCCAGGGCAAGGGGCTGATGCCCGACGGAACCAGCCGCTTCAGCTACAAGGGCGAGACGATCTTCCACTACATGGGCTGTTCGACCTTCAGCAATTTCACCGTGCTGCCCGAGATCGCGGTCGCGAAGATCCGCCAGGACGCCCCGTTCAAGACCAGCTGCTACATCGGCTGCGGGGTGACCACCGGGGTCGGCGCGGTGGTCAACACCGCCAAGGTCCAGGTCGGCGACAATGTCGTGGTGTTCGGGCTCGGCGGGATCGGGCTCAACGTGATCCAGGGTGCGCGGCTCGCGGGGGCGGGGCGCATCGTCGGGGTCGACATCAATCCCGAGCGCGAGGCTTGGGGCCGCCAGTTCGGGATGACCGACTTCCTCAACAGCAAGGGCATGAGCCGCGACGAGACGGTGGCGGCGATCGTCGCGCTGACCGATGGCGGGGCCGACTACACCTTCGACGCCACCGGCAACACCGAGGTCATGCGCACCGCGCTCGAGGCGTGCCACCGCGGCTGGGGCACGAGCATCATTATCGGCGTGGCCGAAGCGGGCAAGGAGATCGCCACCCGGCCGTTCCAGCTCGTCACCGGGCGCAACTGGCGCGGGACCGCGTTCGGCGGCGCGAAAGGCCGCACCGACGTGCCGAAGATCGTCGACTGGTACATGGAGGGCAAGATCGCGATCGACCCGATGATTACCCACGTGCTCACCCTCGAGGAAATCAACAAAGGCTTCGATCTGATGCACTCGGGCGAGAGCATCCGCAGCGTGGTGGTCTATTGA
- the eda gene encoding bifunctional 4-hydroxy-2-oxoglutarate aldolase/2-dehydro-3-deoxy-phosphogluconate aldolase: MSSDIETVMRTAPVIPVLVIDDLAHAEPVARALVAGGLRVLEVTLRTPCALDAIRAMRSVEGAIVGAGTVTNPDELAASLDAGAEFIVSPGLTERLGEAAVNAGVPYLPGIANAGDIMLGLDLGLTHFKFFPAMASGGLPALKALAAPFYQCRFCPTGGISEATAPEWLAFEPVLCVGGSWVVPKGPPDPAAIEAAARAASAFGR, encoded by the coding sequence ATGAGCAGCGACATCGAAACCGTGATGCGCACCGCGCCGGTGATCCCGGTGCTGGTGATCGACGATCTCGCCCATGCCGAACCGGTCGCGCGGGCGCTGGTCGCGGGCGGATTGCGCGTGCTCGAGGTGACCTTGCGCACGCCCTGCGCGCTCGACGCGATCCGCGCGATGCGCAGCGTCGAGGGCGCGATCGTCGGGGCGGGGACGGTGACCAACCCCGACGAGCTCGCCGCCTCGCTCGATGCGGGAGCGGAATTCATCGTTTCGCCGGGGCTGACCGAGCGGCTGGGCGAGGCGGCGGTCAACGCCGGCGTCCCCTACCTTCCGGGCATCGCCAACGCGGGCGACATCATGCTTGGGCTCGACCTGGGCCTTACCCACTTCAAGTTCTTCCCGGCGATGGCGAGCGGCGGCTTGCCCGCCTTGAAGGCGCTCGCCGCGCCCTTCTACCAGTGCCGGTTCTGCCCGACCGGCGGAATTTCCGAAGCCACCGCGCCCGAATGGCTGGCGTTCGAGCCGGTGCTGTGCGTCGGAGGGAGCTGGGTGGTGCCCAAGGGCCCGCCCGATCCCGCGGCGATCGAGGCGGCGGCGCGGGCGGCGAGCGCGTTCGGGCGGTGA
- a CDS encoding dienelactone hydrolase family protein, translated as MCDDFTLADDAEWQAMRRVSRRGFGLGAAGLAAGGALAGCMASNDPNAAPTPTPSGLAIAERAVTIPTPDGAADAFFAYPAKGGHAAVLVWPDILGLRDSFKDKARDLARAGYAALVVNHYYRSAKAPVLPTGASFTDPAVRAAVAPMGKALSPATYASDGKAFVAWLDRQPQVDSRRKIGTVGHCMTGGATIRTAAAAPDRIGVAASMHGGGLVTDAPDSPHRLIAATRAALLIAIAQNDDAREPGAKTTLREACDAAGRSCEIEVYPANHGWTVADSPSYDAAQADRAFQRQLAHYAKL; from the coding sequence ATGTGCGATGATTTCACCCTGGCCGACGATGCCGAATGGCAGGCGATGCGGCGCGTATCGCGGCGCGGTTTCGGGCTGGGCGCGGCAGGACTGGCGGCGGGCGGCGCGCTTGCGGGATGCATGGCGTCCAACGATCCGAACGCGGCACCCACGCCAACGCCGTCCGGCCTGGCGATCGCCGAGCGGGCGGTCACAATTCCCACCCCCGATGGCGCCGCCGACGCCTTCTTCGCCTATCCCGCCAAGGGCGGCCATGCGGCGGTGCTGGTCTGGCCGGATATCCTCGGTTTGCGAGACAGCTTCAAGGACAAGGCGCGCGACCTCGCTCGCGCGGGTTACGCCGCTCTGGTCGTCAACCACTATTACCGCAGCGCGAAGGCCCCGGTGCTGCCCACCGGCGCGAGCTTCACCGACCCCGCGGTCCGCGCCGCGGTCGCGCCGATGGGCAAGGCGCTCAGCCCCGCGACCTACGCCAGCGACGGCAAGGCGTTCGTCGCCTGGCTCGATAGGCAGCCGCAAGTGGACAGCAGGCGCAAGATCGGCACCGTAGGCCATTGCATGACCGGCGGCGCAACGATCCGCACCGCGGCGGCTGCGCCCGATCGGATCGGTGTCGCCGCCTCGATGCACGGCGGCGGTCTGGTCACCGACGCGCCCGACAGCCCGCACCGGCTGATCGCCGCGACCCGCGCCGCGCTGCTGATCGCGATCGCCCAGAACGACGACGCACGCGAACCCGGCGCCAAGACCACGCTGCGCGAGGCGTGCGACGCGGCCGGGCGGAGCTGCGAGATCGAGGTCTACCCGGCCAACCACGGCTGGACCGTGGCGGACTCGCCCTCATACGACGCCGCCCAGGCCGACCGCGCATTTCAGCGCCAGCTGGCGCATTACGCCAAGCTTTGA
- the zwf gene encoding glucose-6-phosphate dehydrogenase, which yields MIASRSSALLLFGATGDLARRMLLPSLFGLHEDGLLNPGLRIVGTARSTLDDAGFREMARAALSEFLPAERRDDSKLEGFLERLSYQPLDASSLDGFPALADKVGDTSGGLAIFLSTAPFLFEPTIKGLAASGLAHEGVRIGLEKPLGNDLASSRLINDAVAAAFPEERIFRIDHYLGKETVQNLLALRFANAMFEPLWNSAGIDHFQITVSETVGLEGRKGFYEDTGALRDMVQNHMLQLLALTAMEPPADYDATSIRDEKVKVLRALRAVKPGEMVRGQYAAGAVGGKTVGGFAEDLGEASDAETFVALKAHVENWRWQGVPFYLRTGKRLAERRSEIVVQFKCVPHNIFAERGGKLIANRLVIRLQPEEYVRLQLMAKEPGLDRNGIVLREVPLDLSLTAAFAKARRRIAYERLLLDLIEGEQTLFVRRDEVEAQWRWVDAIREAWAEAAGEVKAYAAGTWGPNAAIALTERDGRSWND from the coding sequence ATGATCGCCTCGCGCTCTTCCGCCCTGCTGCTGTTTGGCGCGACCGGCGATCTGGCGCGGCGGATGCTGCTGCCCTCGCTGTTCGGGTTGCACGAGGACGGCTTGCTCAATCCCGGGCTGCGCATCGTGGGAACCGCGCGTTCGACCCTTGACGATGCCGGCTTTCGCGAGATGGCGCGCGCCGCGCTCAGCGAATTCCTGCCCGCCGAGCGCCGCGACGACAGCAAGCTCGAAGGGTTTCTCGAGCGGCTGTCGTATCAGCCGCTGGATGCCTCGTCGCTTGATGGCTTTCCGGCGCTCGCGGACAAGGTCGGCGATACCTCGGGCGGACTGGCGATCTTCCTGTCGACCGCGCCGTTTCTGTTCGAACCAACGATCAAGGGACTGGCGGCTTCGGGCCTCGCCCATGAAGGTGTTCGGATCGGGCTGGAAAAGCCGCTCGGCAACGATCTGGCCAGTTCGCGCCTGATCAACGACGCGGTTGCCGCCGCCTTTCCCGAGGAGCGAATCTTCCGGATCGATCACTACCTGGGCAAGGAGACCGTCCAGAACCTGCTCGCGCTGCGCTTTGCCAACGCGATGTTCGAACCGCTGTGGAATTCGGCCGGGATCGATCATTTCCAGATCACGGTGAGCGAAACTGTCGGGCTGGAGGGGCGCAAGGGCTTCTACGAGGACACCGGCGCGCTGCGAGACATGGTCCAGAACCACATGCTGCAGTTGCTCGCGCTGACCGCGATGGAGCCGCCCGCCGATTACGACGCGACCTCGATCCGCGACGAGAAGGTCAAGGTGCTGCGTGCGCTGCGTGCGGTGAAGCCGGGCGAGATGGTGCGCGGCCAGTACGCCGCGGGCGCGGTCGGCGGCAAGACCGTCGGCGGGTTCGCGGAGGATCTGGGCGAGGCGAGCGACGCCGAGACGTTCGTGGCGCTCAAGGCCCATGTCGAGAACTGGCGCTGGCAGGGCGTCCCGTTCTACTTGCGCACCGGCAAGCGCCTGGCCGAGCGGCGCAGCGAGATCGTCGTCCAGTTCAAGTGCGTGCCCCACAACATCTTCGCCGAGCGGGGCGGCAAGCTCATCGCCAACCGCCTGGTGATCCGGCTCCAGCCAGAGGAATACGTTCGGCTCCAGCTCATGGCCAAGGAGCCGGGGCTCGATCGCAACGGCATCGTCCTGCGCGAGGTTCCGCTCGATCTGTCGCTGACCGCCGCCTTTGCCAAGGCGCGGCGGCGGATCGCCTACGAGCGGTTGTTGCTCGATCTGATCGAGGGCGAGCAGACGCTGTTCGTTCGTCGCGACGAGGTCGAGGCGCAATGGCGCTGGGTGGATGCCATTCGCGAGGCCTGGGCCGAGGCGGCGGGCGAAGTGAAGGCCTATGCCGCGGGAACATGGGGGCCGAACGCGGCGATCGCGCTGACCGAGCGCGACGGGCGCAGTTGGAACGATTGA
- a CDS encoding VOC family protein — protein MYSHNMVGSNDIDRSKKFYDAVFTAMGGRAGMKDDKGRLIYMNNDGLFMVTPPIDGKPATPGNGCTIGFAMDTPEQAEAWHAAGVANGGTSIEDPPGIRQGSFGDLYLAYLRDPDGNKLCALKRM, from the coding sequence ATGTATAGCCACAACATGGTCGGATCGAACGACATCGATCGCTCGAAGAAGTTCTATGACGCGGTGTTCACCGCGATGGGCGGCCGCGCCGGGATGAAGGACGACAAGGGCCGCCTGATCTATATGAACAACGACGGATTGTTCATGGTCACTCCCCCGATCGACGGCAAGCCCGCGACCCCGGGTAACGGCTGCACCATCGGCTTTGCGATGGACACGCCCGAGCAGGCCGAGGCCTGGCACGCCGCGGGCGTCGCCAATGGCGGCACCTCGATCGAGGATCCGCCGGGCATCCGCCAGGGCAGCTTCGGCGACCTTTATCTCGCCTATCTGCGCGACCCCGACGGCAACAAGCTCTGCGCGCTCAAGCGGATGTAA
- a CDS encoding TonB-dependent receptor — translation MTGVAFAQDAAPQADTADAPGDVIIVTAQRQSQSLQEVPIAVSAFSGEALEKQQIKNASDLQLTLPNVTFTKGNFTGSSFTIRGIGDLCVGVSCDSATAIHLDGTPLLGTRLFETEYFDLQRIEVLRGPQGTLFGRNATSGVVNFLPNRPDLSGFHASAEGEYGNYNSIKGKGMVNVALGDTIGVRVAGFYLNRDGYTKNVFDGKKFDGRDMYSVRGSLRFEPTENTTIDLLASYFHEKDNRLRIQKQVCQRDPTGILGCLANRRDFGTTNANSTFVGVLTSREFLATQGIPANFALGSLYGPDAYANSVNPRNVRQVNTDYAPTYETNEEMYQARIEQQLGDKFKLQLTGFYHKADVDSSQDYNLSVQSRAGYVTALTSLAAVAQTGIGLPGSAAYFAPLAAAIIPNGPAGNLCTSLPEFSGTGAFGGNKLCSATPQDFDRSNQKSRDWSGEAIFTSDLDGPFNFLLGGIYLDAKLTENSYFVNSFGIDYLTGLLGSFTGVGSFNPATGAYALPPAYLGTPFFRNNTDVLRVKSYGLFGEAYYDVNDRVKLTLGLRYNNDKKFVRARSTLASFLVPYSSTDAFSSPFVAAFDADPGIAGNQLFQERNARFSEFTGRAVLDFKITDDSLLYASYSRGYKSGGINPPLQPIFAVDESFKPEFVNAFEIGSKNAFANGKFIFNLTAFYYQYKQLQLSRIVARTSVNDNVDANIYGLEAEAIIRPTREFTVNIGASYLHTKVSQDKLLSNPRDPGGGRADAVIVKDITNGSNCAVASNTGNAAGVNTLVNKTNALINAGIVPGLKAGAGLQNTTAFPADSGLASTGAFSVCGALSAAAAGSFNIAALGPLGIDPAALGGATVLTAGVPVNIKGNKLPQAPNYKWSVGAQYRIEMSNDWSLTPRADLTYTGDSFGNIFNGRINKIQGFAQANAQIQLDGPQDRWFVRGYIQNIFDSNSTTGLYVTDQSSGLFTNIFTLEPRRYGIAAGVKF, via the coding sequence ATGACTGGCGTGGCCTTCGCGCAGGATGCCGCCCCTCAGGCAGACACCGCCGATGCGCCGGGCGATGTGATCATCGTTACCGCTCAGCGCCAGTCGCAGAGCCTGCAGGAAGTGCCGATCGCGGTTTCGGCTTTCAGTGGCGAGGCGCTTGAGAAGCAGCAGATCAAGAACGCCAGCGATCTACAGCTGACCCTGCCCAACGTCACTTTCACCAAGGGCAACTTCACCGGATCCAGCTTCACCATCCGCGGCATCGGCGACTTGTGCGTCGGCGTCTCGTGCGACAGCGCGACCGCAATCCACCTCGACGGCACCCCGCTGCTCGGCACCCGCCTGTTCGAAACGGAGTATTTCGATCTCCAGCGGATCGAGGTGCTGCGCGGGCCGCAGGGTACTCTGTTCGGCCGCAACGCGACTTCGGGCGTGGTCAACTTCCTGCCCAACCGGCCCGACCTCAGCGGATTCCACGCCTCTGCCGAGGGCGAGTACGGCAACTACAACTCGATCAAGGGCAAGGGGATGGTCAACGTCGCCCTGGGCGACACCATCGGCGTCCGCGTTGCGGGCTTCTACCTGAACCGCGACGGCTATACGAAGAACGTCTTTGACGGGAAGAAATTCGACGGCCGCGATATGTATTCGGTGCGGGGTTCGCTGCGCTTCGAGCCCACCGAAAATACCACGATCGATCTGCTGGCATCGTACTTCCACGAGAAGGACAACCGTCTGCGCATCCAGAAGCAGGTCTGCCAGCGCGATCCGACGGGCATCCTCGGCTGCCTTGCCAATCGTCGCGATTTCGGCACGACCAACGCCAACTCGACCTTCGTCGGGGTGCTGACTTCCCGAGAATTCCTTGCAACGCAGGGCATTCCGGCCAATTTCGCGCTGGGCAGCCTCTACGGTCCCGACGCCTATGCCAATTCGGTCAATCCGCGCAACGTGCGTCAGGTAAACACCGACTATGCTCCGACCTATGAGACCAATGAAGAAATGTACCAGGCGCGGATCGAGCAGCAGCTAGGCGACAAATTCAAGCTTCAGTTGACCGGATTCTATCACAAGGCCGATGTCGACTCGAGCCAGGACTACAACCTTTCCGTCCAGAGCCGTGCCGGCTATGTCACCGCTCTCACCTCGCTCGCCGCGGTCGCACAAACCGGCATCGGATTGCCGGGATCAGCTGCTTATTTCGCTCCGCTGGCGGCGGCGATCATCCCGAACGGTCCTGCGGGCAACTTGTGCACCTCGCTTCCCGAATTCAGCGGCACCGGAGCCTTCGGCGGCAACAAGCTATGCTCCGCGACACCTCAGGACTTCGACCGATCCAACCAGAAGTCACGGGATTGGTCGGGTGAGGCAATCTTCACGAGCGATCTTGACGGGCCGTTCAATTTCCTCCTCGGCGGGATATATCTGGACGCCAAGCTCACCGAGAACAGTTATTTCGTGAACTCGTTCGGGATCGACTACCTGACCGGGCTTCTTGGCTCGTTCACCGGAGTGGGATCGTTCAATCCGGCGACGGGCGCCTATGCACTTCCGCCGGCTTACCTAGGCACCCCGTTTTTCCGCAACAACACCGATGTGCTGCGGGTCAAGTCCTACGGCTTGTTTGGTGAAGCCTATTATGACGTCAACGATCGCGTCAAACTAACCCTCGGTCTGCGGTACAACAACGATAAGAAGTTCGTCCGCGCCCGCTCGACCCTCGCAAGCTTCCTGGTGCCCTATAGCTCCACGGATGCCTTCTCATCGCCCTTCGTCGCCGCTTTCGATGCCGACCCAGGAATCGCTGGAAACCAGCTTTTTCAAGAACGGAACGCGAGGTTCAGCGAGTTCACCGGGCGAGCCGTGCTTGACTTCAAGATCACCGACGACAGCCTGCTCTACGCATCGTATTCGCGAGGCTACAAATCGGGCGGGATCAACCCTCCTCTCCAGCCGATCTTCGCGGTCGACGAGTCGTTCAAACCGGAATTCGTTAACGCCTTCGAAATTGGGTCGAAGAACGCTTTCGCGAACGGCAAGTTCATCTTCAACCTTACCGCTTTCTATTACCAGTACAAGCAGCTCCAGCTCAGCCGGATCGTCGCGCGTACTTCGGTAAACGACAATGTGGACGCCAACATCTACGGACTCGAGGCCGAGGCGATCATTCGTCCGACGCGCGAGTTCACCGTGAACATCGGCGCCAGCTATCTCCACACCAAGGTCTCGCAGGACAAGTTGTTGTCGAACCCGCGGGATCCGGGTGGCGGGCGGGCCGATGCTGTGATCGTCAAGGACATCACGAACGGCTCAAACTGCGCGGTGGCATCTAACACCGGAAACGCCGCCGGCGTAAACACCCTGGTCAACAAGACCAACGCCCTGATCAACGCAGGGATCGTTCCCGGTCTGAAGGCGGGTGCAGGCCTGCAGAACACGACTGCATTTCCGGCGGACTCGGGTCTTGCCTCTACCGGTGCCTTCAGCGTTTGCGGAGCGCTTAGCGCCGCGGCAGCTGGGTCGTTCAACATCGCAGCATTGGGGCCTTTGGGTATCGATCCAGCCGCACTTGGCGGCGCGACAGTCCTGACGGCCGGTGTCCCGGTCAACATCAAAGGCAACAAGTTGCCGCAGGCGCCGAACTACAAGTGGTCGGTGGGGGCCCAGTACCGGATCGAAATGTCGAACGACTGGTCGCTCACCCCGCGCGCCGACTTGACCTACACTGGCGACAGCTTCGGCAATATCTTCAACGGTCGGATCAATAAGATCCAAGGCTTCGCGCAGGCGAACGCCCAGATCCAGCTGGACGGGCCGCAGGATCGCTGGTTCGTGCGCGGATACATTCAGAACATCTTCGACAGCAACTCGACTACGGGCTTGTATGTGACCGACCAGTCGTCGGGCCTGTTCACCAACATCTTCACGCTGGAACCGCGCCGCTACGGTATCGCGGCGGGGGTGAAGTTCTGA
- a CDS encoding Lrp/AsnC family transcriptional regulator: MANLDRIDRRLLCELQDEGRITNVELAQRVGLTAPPCLRRVRALEDEGVIRGYHADLDASKLGYAITVFALVSLRSQAEDALRQFEEHMRGLPEVRECHMLNGEIDFILKIVSRDLQSFQEFLTSKLTPAPNVASVKTSLTIRTAKQLPGVPLED, from the coding sequence ATGGCCAATCTAGACCGTATCGATCGCCGACTCCTGTGCGAGCTTCAGGATGAAGGACGTATTACCAACGTCGAGCTCGCCCAGCGCGTCGGCCTCACCGCGCCGCCCTGCCTGCGGCGGGTGCGTGCGCTGGAGGATGAAGGGGTCATCCGGGGCTACCACGCCGATCTAGACGCCTCCAAACTCGGCTACGCGATCACCGTCTTCGCGCTGGTCAGTTTGCGCAGCCAGGCGGAGGACGCCCTGCGCCAGTTCGAGGAACACATGCGCGGTCTTCCCGAAGTGCGCGAGTGCCACATGCTCAACGGCGAGATCGACTTCATCCTCAAGATCGTCAGCCGCGATCTCCAGAGCTTTCAGGAGTTCCTGACCTCTAAGCTCACCCCGGCGCCGAATGTCGCCAGCGTCAAGACCTCGCTGACCATCCGCACTGCCAAGCAGTTGCCTGGCGTGCCGCTCGAGGATTGA
- the fdhD gene encoding formate dehydrogenase accessory sulfurtransferase FdhD: MDDPPRLIDASQTHRFTGLSPAGAGLHTRDIASEVPVAISVCGFGYAVMMASPADLEDFAWGFALSERLIDRADQIERVEVRPEARGILLDLWLTDDCRERVIDRVRHRVGESSCGLCGIENLDQALRPLPALAAPADIGPRAVFAALASLRDHQPLNALTGAVHAAAFADAEGTILAAREDVGRHNAFDKLIGHALRTGLAPGAGFALLTSRCSFELVEKAALVGVRLLVTISAPTALAIERANACGLTLIALARADEMLVAADPHTVFTSA; encoded by the coding sequence GTGGACGACCCGCCTCGCCTTATCGATGCCTCCCAAACCCATCGGTTCACCGGCCTGTCGCCGGCGGGGGCCGGCTTGCACACGCGGGACATCGCCAGCGAAGTGCCGGTCGCGATAAGCGTCTGCGGGTTCGGTTATGCGGTGATGATGGCCTCTCCCGCCGATCTCGAGGATTTCGCCTGGGGTTTCGCGCTGTCCGAACGGCTGATCGACCGCGCCGACCAGATCGAGCGGGTCGAGGTGCGCCCCGAAGCTCGCGGTATCCTGCTCGACCTGTGGCTTACCGACGATTGCCGCGAGCGGGTTATCGACCGGGTGCGGCATCGCGTGGGCGAGAGCAGCTGCGGCTTGTGCGGGATCGAGAATCTGGACCAGGCGCTGCGCCCACTGCCTGCCCTTGCGGCGCCAGCGGACATCGGGCCGCGGGCGGTGTTCGCGGCACTCGCCTCGCTGCGCGACCATCAGCCGCTAAACGCGCTGACCGGCGCGGTTCACGCAGCCGCGTTCGCCGACGCCGAAGGCACCATTCTGGCCGCGCGCGAGGATGTCGGCAGGCACAACGCCTTCGACAAGCTGATCGGCCACGCGCTGCGGACGGGTCTTGCGCCGGGCGCGGGCTTCGCCCTGCTGACCTCGCGCTGCTCGTTCGAACTCGTCGAAAAGGCGGCGCTGGTCGGCGTGCGCCTGCTGGTGACGATCTCCGCGCCGACCGCGCTGGCGATCGAACGCGCCAACGCCTGCGGCCTGACCCTGATCGCGCTGGCCCGCGCCGACGAAATGCTCGTCGCCGCGGACCCGCACACCGTGTTTACATCCGCTTGA